Proteins encoded together in one Acidobacteriota bacterium window:
- a CDS encoding amidase family protein, whose translation MRFRRFILVSALVVVSLATPRAQTRSFELTTASIADIQAAVDAGKLTYEGLVGLYLKRIEAYDKQGPRLNAIITINPRAVEIARELDAERKAKGRRGPLHGIPIVAKDNIDTADMATTGGNEVFAGSRPALDATVIEKLRTAGAIIIAKTNMDEMAQSVRGFSTVGGQILNPYNLAKNPGGSSGGTGVAVAASFATVGLGTETGVSVRSPAANSALVGVVPSRGLVSRAGVLPISFTQDRVGVHAKTTADAAVVLSVIRGFDADDLATSESLEHQVADLTSLPANSLRGVRVGVLRDLFRKDPEVEAGNAIINKQLAVLTAAGAIVIDGLSTGTDLIGLMPSLRVNSFELRASFDSYLKRRGPSPVKSFAELFSTGRWLKGGVLEARFNDTMKAGDLNTNADYQARLLNQKMMRQELIGLMDRYGVAALVYPMKPLGAPAVGVSDDGLRDNNLVSTAGMPAIVVPAGWDAEGLPLALEIMGRPFSDATLLKIAHGYEQASKNRLSPKTVPALAGETIQY comes from the coding sequence ATGCGATTCAGACGTTTCATCCTCGTCTCTGCGCTTGTTGTCGTCTCGCTCGCCACGCCTCGTGCGCAGACGCGGTCGTTTGAATTGACGACGGCGAGCATTGCCGATATTCAGGCGGCAGTGGATGCGGGCAAGCTGACCTACGAGGGCCTCGTCGGCCTGTATCTCAAGCGCATCGAGGCGTACGACAAGCAGGGCCCGCGGCTGAACGCCATCATCACCATCAACCCGCGAGCCGTGGAGATTGCCCGGGAGCTCGATGCCGAGCGCAAGGCCAAGGGCCGCCGCGGACCCTTGCACGGCATCCCCATCGTCGCCAAGGACAACATCGACACCGCCGACATGGCAACCACCGGCGGCAATGAAGTGTTCGCCGGCAGCCGTCCCGCCCTCGACGCGACGGTGATCGAAAAGCTGCGGACGGCCGGCGCCATCATCATCGCGAAAACCAACATGGACGAGATGGCGCAGTCGGTGCGCGGCTTCAGCACCGTCGGCGGGCAGATCCTGAATCCCTACAACCTGGCGAAGAACCCCGGCGGATCGAGCGGCGGCACCGGTGTCGCCGTCGCCGCGTCGTTCGCCACCGTCGGCCTGGGCACCGAAACTGGCGTGTCGGTGCGCAGCCCGGCGGCCAATAGCGCTCTGGTCGGCGTGGTGCCGTCACGCGGCCTGGTCAGCCGTGCCGGCGTGCTCCCCATCTCGTTTACGCAGGACCGCGTCGGTGTGCACGCCAAGACGACCGCCGATGCGGCGGTGGTGCTGAGCGTGATTCGCGGCTTCGACGCCGACGACCTGGCCACCAGCGAGAGCCTTGAACACCAGGTGGCCGATCTCACTTCGCTGCCGGCCAACAGCCTGCGCGGCGTGCGCGTGGGCGTCTTGCGCGACCTGTTCCGCAAGGATCCCGAGGTCGAGGCCGGCAACGCGATCATCAACAAGCAGCTCGCCGTGCTGACCGCCGCCGGCGCCATCGTCATCGACGGTCTGTCAACCGGCACCGACCTGATCGGCCTGATGCCGTCGCTGCGCGTGAACAGCTTCGAGCTGCGCGCATCGTTCGACAGCTACTTGAAGCGCCGCGGACCAAGCCCCGTCAAGTCGTTTGCCGAACTCTTTAGCACCGGCAGGTGGCTGAAGGGGGGCGTGCTCGAGGCGCGCTTCAACGACACCATGAAGGCCGGCGACCTCAACACCAACGCCGACTACCAAGCGCGGCTGCTCAACCAAAAGATGATGCGGCAGGAGCTAATCGGCTTGATGGATCGCTACGGCGTCGCCGCGCTGGTCTATCCCATGAAGCCACTCGGCGCGCCCGCGGTGGGTGTGTCAGACGATGGGCTGAGGGATAACAACCTGGTGTCAACGGCGGGCATGCCGGCGATCGTGGTGCCGGCGGGATGGGATGCCGAGGGCCTGCCGCTGGCGCTCGAGATCATGGGCCGGCCGTTCAGCGATGCGACGCTGCTGAAGATCGCGCACGGCTACGAACAGGCGAGCAAGAACCGGCTCTCGCCAAAGACAGTGCCCGCGCTCGCGGGCGAGACCATTCAGTACTAA